A stretch of Candidatus Bathyarchaeum sp. DNA encodes these proteins:
- a CDS encoding DNA topoisomerase VI subunit B: MVTFQEISPADFFYRNRDIAGFTNPSRAVFVSIREIVENSLDSADQISVPPEVYVRLTEEEAQPGTESGSGVYRLMVMDNGSGIAPRHIPSAFGQVLFGSNYKLKQARGTFGLGGKMSILYGQITTHKPVIIKSSTGGNKVYEFKMMIDIQRNRPVIMDRKTRRNKENWRGTIVEYSLEGDYYRAMSKVLEYLKQTALLTPYADIKFVDPKGRLYMFNKVTNKMPPPPTETLAHPYGVDVETLQRLFRVTTSKNLIEFMRKHFHRVGAGTSLSFLDFAEFLRTPDPKRLNSETLSQLIETNNKSAKFRKLFGTMDEKKLKALVKKTKTHNMADFLVTVYPKIDRSKILRLLASSRMVRSKNPKKLKPPEIVKLVRKMKKYPDFLPPDASCLSPLGEDLLRAGILKELKPDFIAVSQRKPSTYSGHPFIVETAIAYGGNIPKKDDIVVYRYANKIPLLYDEASDVSVKVIRSMNWRRYKVASGMPIAILVHLCSTKVPYKTVGKEFIADRPEVKIEILNGIREVARRLQTFLAKREHVAKEKKRLSVFAKYLPKIARFSADLAQKSETPDIELLLKSVRKYDEEGN; the protein is encoded by the coding sequence TTGGTAACCTTCCAAGAAATTAGCCCAGCAGACTTCTTTTACCGTAACCGAGACATTGCAGGATTCACAAATCCTTCTCGTGCAGTTTTCGTTTCCATTCGCGAGATTGTAGAAAACTCTTTGGACTCTGCTGACCAAATTAGTGTTCCCCCTGAGGTGTATGTTCGCCTAACTGAAGAAGAAGCACAGCCTGGAACAGAATCAGGAAGCGGCGTATATCGTTTGATGGTTATGGATAACGGGTCGGGAATTGCGCCTCGTCATATTCCGTCTGCTTTTGGTCAAGTTTTGTTTGGCTCAAACTACAAACTCAAACAGGCCCGAGGAACTTTTGGTTTGGGTGGAAAAATGTCAATTCTGTACGGGCAGATTACTACCCATAAACCGGTTATCATCAAATCCAGCACGGGTGGCAACAAAGTTTACGAATTTAAGATGATGATAGACATTCAACGAAACCGTCCTGTAATAATGGACCGCAAAACCCGCAGAAACAAAGAAAACTGGCGGGGAACTATCGTTGAGTATTCTCTTGAGGGTGACTATTATCGTGCTATGTCTAAGGTTTTGGAGTACCTCAAACAAACTGCCTTGTTAACTCCATACGCGGACATCAAATTTGTTGACCCTAAAGGCAGATTGTACATGTTTAACAAAGTCACAAACAAGATGCCTCCTCCACCCACCGAGACCTTGGCCCATCCTTATGGTGTGGACGTTGAAACCCTTCAGCGCCTTTTTCGAGTTACCACTTCCAAAAACTTGATAGAATTTATGCGTAAACACTTCCATCGCGTTGGAGCAGGGACTTCTCTTAGTTTTTTGGATTTTGCAGAATTTTTACGAACCCCTGACCCTAAACGGTTAAATTCTGAAACCCTTAGTCAACTTATAGAAACTAACAACAAATCAGCAAAGTTTCGAAAACTTTTTGGAACAATGGATGAAAAAAAACTTAAAGCCTTGGTGAAAAAAACAAAGACTCACAACATGGCTGATTTTTTGGTAACTGTATATCCGAAAATTGATCGAAGCAAAATTCTTCGTTTGCTTGCATCTTCTCGAATGGTGCGAAGTAAAAACCCAAAGAAACTCAAACCTCCAGAAATTGTCAAGCTTGTTCGGAAGATGAAAAAGTATCCTGATTTTCTTCCTCCCGATGCAAGTTGTTTGTCTCCTTTGGGTGAAGACTTGTTGAGGGCTGGAATTCTTAAGGAATTAAAACCAGATTTTATTGCAGTCAGTCAACGAAAACCCTCTACTTATTCGGGTCATCCTTTCATTGTGGAAACTGCGATTGCTTATGGTGGAAACATTCCGAAAAAGGACGATATTGTTGTTTATCGGTATGCTAACAAGATTCCGTTGTTGTATGACGAAGCCAGCGATGTTTCAGTTAAGGTAATAAGGTCCATGAACTGGAGACGATACAAAGTTGCATCTGGAATGCCTATCGCGATTTTGGTTCATTTATGCAGTACTAAGGTTCCCTACAAGACTGTTGGTAAGGAATTTATCGCAGACCGACCCGAAGTAAAAATTGAAATTTTAAATGGTATCCGTGAAGTTGCTCGTCGTTTGCAGACCTTTTTGGCCAAACGTGAACACGTGGCTAAAGAGAAGAAACGTTTGTCTGTTTTCGCAAAGTATTTGCCTAAGATTGCAAGATTTTCTGCTGATTTGGCTCAAAAGAGTGAAACTCCGGATATTGAATTGTTGTTGAAGAGTGTGAGGAAATATGACGAAGAAGGAAACTGA
- a CDS encoding DNA topoisomerase IV subunit A: MTKKETETQAKKKSEKVLKDLRDFGGELYAQMEKGQFPLVEMPSRSTENIYYNPDVRQYVLGDRNVKRNARNIRHIKPFTQMVWAGFFASELVKNRKTSTLRDVYYSAQAYEMTFKDQPESNNILTDLETATGFAREDFNVYPEERSALFGDLTIEYTVPGYEGKQLNMTSHPDGVMLGPSVVSSEFAQNKCDKVIAIEKGGLFTRFIEERVHEKFNALLVLCAGQAPRATRHYLNRLNQELDLPVYIFTDGDPWGMHIAMVIISGSANAAHLRGLTTPDAKWGGVYATDIVDYKLPTDPLTEVDIKRLHELEKDPRYTGELWKREIKTFLKIKKKAEQEAFSRYGLTYIVDEYLPAKLEEMSKD, from the coding sequence ATGACGAAGAAGGAAACTGAAACTCAAGCAAAAAAGAAGAGTGAAAAAGTCCTCAAAGACCTAAGAGACTTTGGTGGCGAGCTTTACGCTCAGATGGAGAAAGGACAGTTTCCCTTAGTTGAGATGCCGAGTCGTTCCACTGAAAACATTTACTACAATCCTGATGTGCGCCAGTATGTTTTAGGTGACAGAAACGTTAAACGCAATGCCCGAAACATTCGTCACATTAAACCTTTTACCCAGATGGTTTGGGCTGGTTTTTTCGCTAGCGAGTTAGTAAAAAACAGAAAAACTTCAACCCTCAGGGACGTGTATTATTCTGCCCAAGCTTATGAGATGACCTTCAAAGACCAGCCAGAATCTAACAATATACTTACTGACCTAGAAACAGCAACAGGATTTGCCCGAGAAGACTTTAATGTTTATCCTGAGGAACGCTCTGCCTTGTTTGGGGATTTGACTATCGAATACACTGTTCCGGGGTATGAGGGCAAACAGTTGAACATGACTTCTCATCCTGACGGCGTAATGCTTGGGCCGTCTGTAGTTTCTTCAGAGTTTGCACAAAACAAATGTGATAAAGTAATCGCTATCGAGAAAGGTGGTCTGTTTACTAGATTTATTGAAGAGCGCGTTCACGAAAAATTCAATGCCCTTTTGGTCTTGTGTGCAGGTCAAGCCCCTCGTGCAACTCGCCATTATCTTAATCGTTTGAATCAAGAGCTAGACCTTCCAGTTTACATCTTCACTGATGGTGACCCTTGGGGAATGCACATAGCCATGGTTATTATTTCAGGGTCGGCAAATGCTGCTCATCTTAGAGGGTTAACTACTCCTGATGCGAAATGGGGTGGAGTCTACGCTACTGACATTGTGGATTATAAGTTGCCTACCGACCCGTTAACTGAAGTGGACATTAAACGCCTTCATGAGCTTGAAAAAGACCCACGGTATACAGGCGAACTCTGGAAGCGAGAAATCAAAACTTTCCTAAAAATCAAAAAGAAAGCCGAGCAAGAAGCATTCAGTAGATACGGATTAACATACATAGTCGACGAATATCTACCTGCAAAATTAGAGGAAATGTCTAAAGATTAA
- a CDS encoding Lrp/AsnC family transcriptional regulator, producing the protein MNDKLYRLLLEYLKDSSRSDRELAKILGVSQPTISRMRAKLLKDGVIHHFSACPDFAKMGYEILAFSLVKFNMSEVLKDYGAVVKKARCWVETCSEIVFDSRAEGMGVDVVSVSLHRSYAEYKKFLTKSKKVWGNLLIEVNFVLVDVKGGINKPFSFKYLARPKNEVN; encoded by the coding sequence ATGAATGATAAACTATATCGTCTGCTATTGGAGTATCTGAAAGATTCTAGTAGAAGTGACAGGGAATTAGCAAAAATACTGGGAGTTTCACAGCCAACCATATCCCGAATGAGGGCTAAACTGCTCAAAGATGGAGTGATTCATCATTTTTCTGCTTGTCCCGATTTTGCTAAAATGGGTTACGAAATTTTAGCCTTCTCTTTAGTCAAGTTCAATATGAGTGAAGTGTTAAAGGACTACGGTGCAGTTGTAAAAAAGGCAAGATGTTGGGTGGAAACATGTAGTGAGATTGTGTTTGATTCACGGGCTGAAGGCATGGGAGTTGATGTCGTATCTGTTTCTTTGCATAGAAGTTATGCAGAGTACAAAAAGTTTCTTACAAAAAGCAAGAAAGTCTGGGGAAATTTGTTAATTGAGGTTAATTTTGTTCTTGTTGATGTTAAAGGCGGAATCAATAAACCGTTTTCCTTCAAATATCTGGCAAGGCCAAAGAATGAGGTAAATTAA
- a CDS encoding Mov34/MPN/PAD-1 family protein, whose product MSKEIFIEQSVIGSILSYAQMFHPKESILLLKGKTDRKKIVINDLQIPPLATHGYSFSGFPLSRLPIDFSVIGVAHSHPSGVLRPSTTDLNQFYGKIMMITGYPYQTREHIVLLDRKGNQLDYSVL is encoded by the coding sequence TTGAGCAAAGAAATTTTCATCGAACAATCTGTTATTGGCAGCATTCTTAGTTATGCTCAAATGTTTCATCCCAAAGAATCAATTCTTCTTCTAAAAGGCAAAACAGACCGCAAAAAAATAGTAATCAATGACCTTCAAATTCCACCTCTTGCTACTCATGGTTACTCTTTCTCTGGTTTTCCGTTAAGCAGGCTTCCAATAGATTTTTCAGTTATTGGTGTGGCTCATTCTCATCCTTCGGGGGTGCTTCGTCCGTCAACCACTGATTTGAATCAATTTTATGGTAAAATAATGATGATAACTGGTTACCCGTATCAAACAAGAGAGCATATAGTGCTGCTTGACCGAAAAGGAAACCAATTAGATTACTCAGTACTTTGA
- a CDS encoding acetate--CoA ligase family protein — MSEKITEIFNQAKSEGRKFLLEYEAKAVCQEYGIPVTKVKLSKNAEEAAEFSAQIGYPVVLKIVSPDVIHKFDVGGVILDINCEEEAKNGFNQIIENVKKHKPNAQIDGILIQEMAPSSTEVIVGCIKDAQFGPTLMFGFGGTFVEVMKDVSFRIAPIDEADAQEMMTEVKAYPILQGCRGQPPADIETLTKILLGVSKLVMDYPEIRELDLNPIMVYEKSAKTVDARIILE; from the coding sequence TTGTCAGAAAAAATTACAGAAATCTTTAATCAAGCCAAAAGTGAAGGCCGAAAATTTCTTCTTGAGTACGAAGCAAAAGCTGTTTGTCAAGAATATGGAATTCCCGTTACAAAAGTGAAATTGTCAAAAAACGCCGAAGAAGCCGCAGAATTTTCTGCGCAGATTGGATACCCTGTGGTTCTAAAAATCGTTTCTCCTGACGTCATCCATAAATTTGATGTTGGGGGTGTAATTCTTGACATTAACTGTGAAGAAGAAGCAAAAAATGGCTTTAATCAAATCATAGAAAATGTAAAAAAACACAAACCAAATGCACAAATTGACGGCATTCTAATTCAAGAAATGGCACCCAGCTCCACTGAGGTTATTGTGGGTTGTATAAAGGACGCCCAGTTTGGACCAACATTGATGTTTGGTTTTGGTGGAACCTTCGTGGAAGTCATGAAAGACGTTTCCTTTAGAATTGCGCCAATTGATGAGGCAGATGCACAAGAAATGATGACTGAAGTAAAAGCTTACCCCATTCTTCAAGGTTGCCGCGGTCAACCTCCGGCAGACATTGAGACTTTAACAAAGATTTTATTAGGTGTCTCAAAACTTGTAATGGATTATCCTGAAATAAGAGAGCTTGACTTAAACCCTATTATGGTCTATGAAAAGAGCGCTAAAACTGTGGACGCGCGGATCATATTGGAATAA
- a CDS encoding DUF373 family protein translates to MPTAAKSERILILCVDRDDDIGMKASINTPVLGRKENVNAAASLALRDPEEADANAMFEAVRIFDNLKKSAKGDEEYQVATIAGSDLAGVEADRQLVLELTEVLESFHATDVILVTDGYTDEMVLPLIESRVPVTSVRRVVIQHSKSIEETAAIFSRYMKLLVENPRYSRLVLGLPGVLFIVLAVLSLIPKGLDYVIPALAMVVGGFLVWRGFGVNKTVYGFIKWTKEYSPPPFTVQIASFSFLAGILVIVVGGYLGGTAVATVAAELEADPFTIVPRLVGEFIRESTYLIAVGICVILSGRTVRWFLEHDLRLWRTIVIIIGVAWSSVMFVEASNILIDPTYQYNPLVYSIVGGIPVIVSAFLTALLLRRKYSDYFKKTDQTLEDFEEE, encoded by the coding sequence ATGCCCACAGCAGCCAAGTCTGAGCGGATTCTAATTTTGTGTGTTGACCGAGACGATGACATCGGCATGAAAGCAAGCATAAACACGCCAGTTCTTGGACGAAAAGAGAACGTAAATGCTGCTGCAAGTTTAGCTCTTCGTGACCCTGAAGAAGCCGACGCCAACGCCATGTTTGAAGCAGTTAGAATTTTTGACAATCTTAAAAAAAGTGCCAAGGGGGACGAAGAATACCAAGTTGCAACCATAGCAGGATCTGATTTGGCCGGGGTTGAAGCAGACAGGCAACTTGTATTGGAACTTACTGAAGTTTTGGAATCATTTCATGCAACAGACGTTATCTTAGTCACTGACGGATACACAGATGAAATGGTGCTACCCCTTATTGAGTCAAGAGTTCCCGTGACATCTGTTCGACGGGTGGTAATACAGCACAGCAAATCCATAGAAGAAACTGCAGCAATATTTTCTCGATATATGAAACTCCTTGTTGAAAACCCACGATATTCCAGATTGGTTCTAGGTCTTCCGGGGGTTCTTTTCATTGTTCTTGCTGTATTATCTTTAATTCCCAAAGGATTGGATTATGTGATACCCGCCCTAGCAATGGTCGTTGGTGGATTTCTTGTTTGGAGGGGTTTTGGGGTCAACAAAACAGTATATGGCTTCATTAAATGGACAAAAGAATATTCTCCTCCACCCTTTACTGTGCAAATTGCTAGTTTTTCATTTCTCGCAGGCATATTGGTAATTGTTGTAGGCGGATATCTGGGAGGAACCGCAGTAGCAACAGTAGCCGCAGAATTGGAAGCCGATCCTTTCACTATTGTTCCAAGGCTTGTTGGTGAATTCATTCGGGAGTCAACTTATCTAATAGCAGTTGGAATATGTGTTATACTTTCAGGCAGAACCGTACGATGGTTCCTTGAACATGACTTGCGACTGTGGCGCACTATTGTTATCATAATTGGTGTTGCTTGGTCATCAGTTATGTTTGTTGAAGCCTCAAACATTCTAATCGACCCTACTTACCAATACAATCCATTAGTGTACTCCATTGTTGGTGGTATCCCCGTAATCGTTTCTGCGTTTTTAACAGCACTGCTTTTGCGCAGAAAATACAGCGATTATTTCAAAAAGACGGACCAAACCTTAGAGGATTTCGAAGAGGAATAA
- the uppS gene encoding polyprenyl diphosphate synthase: MIERLLSLLGIYKIYEKWLGLQVKKGKKPEHVAIILDGNRRWASQKSLIPWIGHRHGANKINELLDWCIELDVKSITLYAFSTENFRRPSEEVDEIMKLIEENLRLIPNDEKIHENKIRVKAIGRVDLLPKPIQEVIEVVEESTKNYPERLLNIALAYGGRAEIVDATKKIAEEVKKGELNSQDITENLFENYLYTAHMPRQDADLIIRTSGEERLSGFLSWQSAYSELCFVDVNWPDFRHIDLLRAVRTYQRRKRRFGK; this comes from the coding sequence ATGATTGAACGTTTACTTTCTCTTTTAGGCATTTACAAGATTTACGAAAAATGGCTAGGTCTTCAAGTTAAAAAGGGAAAGAAACCTGAGCATGTTGCAATAATCCTAGATGGAAACCGTAGATGGGCATCCCAAAAATCCCTTATCCCTTGGATTGGTCATCGTCATGGCGCCAACAAAATCAACGAATTGTTGGATTGGTGCATAGAATTAGATGTTAAGTCTATTACATTGTACGCGTTTTCTACTGAGAACTTTCGACGCCCATCTGAAGAAGTGGACGAAATCATGAAACTAATTGAAGAAAATCTACGATTGATACCTAACGATGAGAAAATCCATGAAAACAAAATCAGGGTAAAGGCAATCGGTCGCGTTGACCTTTTGCCCAAGCCTATCCAAGAAGTAATTGAAGTGGTTGAAGAATCAACAAAGAATTATCCTGAACGCCTTTTGAATATCGCGTTGGCTTATGGGGGACGGGCAGAAATCGTTGATGCTACCAAAAAAATTGCTGAAGAAGTAAAAAAGGGGGAACTAAACTCCCAGGACATTACGGAGAACCTTTTTGAAAATTATTTGTATACCGCTCATATGCCTAGGCAAGATGCTGATTTGATTATTCGAACCTCAGGAGAAGAGCGGCTAAGTGGTTTTCTTTCGTGGCAGTCAGCATACAGTGAACTATGTTTTGTTGATGTTAACTGGCCTGATTTTCGTCACATTGATCTTTTACGCGCAGTTAGAACCTACCAGAGACGAAAACGCCGATTCGGCAAATAA
- a CDS encoding redox-regulated ATPase YchF has translation MSAQSYSKKLGIVGKPNTGKSTFFSAATLIPVDIANYPFTTIKANRGIGYLRTPCVHQEFDVEDDPKNSLCLDGIRLVPIEMIDVAGIVPGAWEGRGLGNQFLDELRRADALLHVVDASGSTDCEGRICKKGEHDPLEDVKFLENEITLWMNQILKKDWAKIARTAGAGKEDLISLLESRLTGLGINRFHIVESLRKSSLRIDKPVLWSDEDLIKFLDTLRSISKPTLIIANKIDCPHAEENVEKMKKAGYTVVPCSAEAELALRRAAEKGLINYTPGDCKLNITESDKLNAAQKNALNKIQENILYKFGSTGVQKAINTAFLELLQMITVYPVEDVEHLSDHKGRVLPDVYLVPYGTTARQLAYVIHTELGDSFIHAIDIRGKNRIGEDYVLKDRDVISIVSAKKRG, from the coding sequence ATGAGTGCACAATCTTACTCTAAAAAATTGGGAATTGTAGGCAAACCAAATACAGGCAAGTCAACTTTTTTTTCTGCCGCAACTTTGATTCCCGTTGATATTGCTAATTATCCTTTCACTACAATCAAAGCTAATCGTGGAATCGGATATCTACGAACTCCGTGTGTTCATCAAGAATTTGATGTGGAAGATGACCCAAAAAATTCATTGTGCCTTGATGGAATCCGGCTGGTTCCCATCGAAATGATAGACGTTGCTGGCATTGTCCCAGGAGCCTGGGAAGGACGAGGCCTTGGAAACCAGTTTTTGGATGAACTCAGACGAGCAGATGCACTACTTCATGTGGTGGATGCTTCTGGTTCAACAGATTGTGAAGGCAGAATCTGCAAAAAAGGTGAGCACGACCCGCTAGAGGACGTGAAATTTCTTGAAAATGAAATAACCTTGTGGATGAACCAAATTCTGAAAAAAGACTGGGCAAAAATCGCAAGAACCGCAGGAGCCGGAAAAGAAGATTTGATTTCTCTTCTTGAATCAAGATTAACTGGATTAGGCATTAACCGATTTCATATAGTTGAAAGTCTTAGAAAATCCAGTCTCAGAATTGATAAACCAGTTTTGTGGAGCGATGAAGATCTCATAAAATTCTTAGATACCCTGAGAAGTATTTCCAAACCCACTTTGATTATTGCTAATAAGATCGATTGCCCACACGCAGAAGAAAACGTTGAAAAAATGAAAAAAGCAGGATACACCGTCGTCCCATGCAGTGCAGAAGCAGAACTTGCCCTCCGAAGAGCAGCAGAAAAAGGGTTAATCAATTACACTCCAGGGGATTGTAAACTTAACATAACCGAATCAGACAAACTTAATGCAGCCCAAAAAAATGCCTTAAACAAAATCCAAGAAAACATTCTATACAAATTTGGTTCCACAGGAGTACAAAAAGCAATAAACACAGCATTTCTTGAACTACTGCAGATGATTACCGTTTATCCAGTAGAAGACGTTGAGCACTTAAGCGACCACAAAGGCCGAGTGCTCCCCGACGTTTACCTTGTTCCATACGGCACAACTGCCAGACAACTGGCTTACGTAATTCACACAGAACTTGGAGACAGCTTCATACATGCAATCGACATTCGAGGCAAAAACCGAATCGGAGAAGATTATGTCTTAAAAGACCGAGATGTCATTTCAATAGTGAGCGCAAAAAAACGAGGATAA
- the trxB gene encoding thioredoxin-disulfide reductase produces the protein MYDVIILGSGPAGLTSAIYTSRAGLKTLVIAGAMWGGQLMLTREVENFPGFENGILGPELMTTIRKQAERCGAEILFDQATAVDLQSKPFKITASKVYEAKTVIIATGALAKWLGLESETRLRGKGVSVCATCDAPFFRNKNVIVVGGGDTAMEEALFLANVVNDVKVIHRRDKLRASKWLQDHAFENPKISFVWNSTVTEVLGEKRVEGVKLKNVESGEKSTLACDAVFLAIGYTPNTEMFKGQIEMDKTGYIKVHDETKTNIEGVFVAGDVADYRYRQAIAAAGSGCKAGIDAEKYLLEH, from the coding sequence ATGTACGACGTGATAATTCTTGGTTCGGGACCTGCAGGCTTAACGTCTGCCATTTACACCAGCAGAGCGGGACTAAAAACTCTAGTAATCGCAGGTGCCATGTGGGGAGGGCAACTAATGCTTACGCGGGAAGTAGAAAACTTTCCGGGATTTGAAAACGGAATTCTTGGACCAGAACTAATGACCACTATACGAAAACAAGCCGAACGATGTGGTGCAGAAATCCTATTTGACCAAGCTACTGCTGTTGACCTGCAATCTAAGCCATTCAAAATAACCGCATCAAAAGTCTACGAAGCAAAAACAGTCATTATAGCAACAGGAGCCCTAGCAAAATGGCTGGGACTAGAAAGTGAAACCCGCCTGAGAGGCAAAGGGGTTTCTGTTTGCGCCACTTGTGATGCGCCATTTTTCAGAAACAAAAACGTTATAGTCGTAGGCGGCGGGGACACAGCCATGGAAGAAGCCCTGTTTTTGGCCAACGTCGTAAATGATGTTAAGGTAATTCATCGTAGAGATAAATTACGGGCAAGCAAATGGCTACAAGATCATGCTTTTGAAAACCCGAAAATTTCCTTTGTTTGGAACAGTACAGTAACTGAAGTTTTAGGGGAAAAAAGAGTTGAAGGTGTTAAACTCAAAAACGTTGAATCTGGAGAAAAATCAACTCTTGCATGTGATGCGGTATTTTTGGCAATTGGTTATACACCTAACACTGAAATGTTCAAAGGTCAAATTGAAATGGATAAAACAGGCTATATCAAAGTCCACGACGAAACAAAAACAAACATAGAAGGCGTTTTTGTTGCAGGTGACGTAGCAGATTACCGTTATCGCCAAGCCATTGCCGCTGCGGGTTCGGGATGCAAAGCGGGCATTGATGCAGAAAAATATCTATTGGAACATTAA
- a CDS encoding CPBP family glutamic-type intramembrane protease, translating into MISEELKLFCKLFVVVVVIFTVAFYALSLVLGPILFYFTPDGLATSMVYTPSLPAWLLIFPVTIPISFELGAVFVGVSFVITSSFIVAWKLNSSFHQTIKNSVIQPTKNLFQNSLFGMVLVNSMTLIAVLILNSLQEATGIPTGTTPTVGQPFLDFLDLSYSAVIEEIGFRLIPIGAFLFIVLLITKKADTVISVKQKIKLFFFSFLFPDKAKQLTGNKTVSEHGILTGISISEWGMIVFTAVIFGMAHYNPGVSWEIGKISSATLTGFILALTYFVYGAHAPFLMHWFFNTYHETYFLLADLYPEASPLANTVVILTFVLGLLGWITVTVMGFTKLTKSFQNTKTQQPNLTYDEPASIS; encoded by the coding sequence ATGATATCTGAGGAGTTAAAGCTTTTCTGTAAACTGTTCGTCGTAGTCGTCGTTATTTTCACTGTTGCCTTTTACGCATTATCTTTGGTGTTAGGTCCAATCTTGTTTTATTTTACCCCTGACGGACTTGCCACCAGCATGGTATACACACCAAGTCTACCTGCATGGTTGCTTATCTTTCCCGTAACCATTCCGATTAGCTTTGAACTCGGAGCAGTTTTTGTTGGAGTCAGCTTCGTAATAACTTCAAGTTTTATTGTTGCTTGGAAACTAAACAGCTCTTTTCATCAAACAATCAAAAACAGCGTAATTCAGCCAACAAAAAACTTGTTCCAAAACAGCCTTTTCGGAATGGTCCTCGTAAACAGCATGACATTAATTGCCGTATTAATCCTTAACAGCCTCCAAGAAGCAACCGGAATCCCCACCGGAACAACCCCCACTGTAGGACAGCCCTTTTTGGATTTTTTGGATTTATCATATTCTGCAGTTATTGAAGAAATCGGTTTCCGGTTAATCCCAATCGGAGCTTTCTTGTTTATAGTATTGCTCATAACAAAAAAAGCAGATACCGTAATTTCTGTGAAACAAAAAATCAAGTTGTTTTTCTTCTCGTTTTTGTTTCCTGACAAGGCAAAACAATTAACAGGCAACAAAACAGTTTCAGAACACGGAATTCTAACAGGAATAAGCATATCCGAATGGGGAATGATAGTATTCACCGCCGTAATTTTTGGTATGGCACACTACAACCCGGGAGTCAGCTGGGAAATAGGAAAAATCAGCTCTGCAACCTTAACTGGGTTCATATTGGCTTTAACTTACTTTGTTTATGGTGCCCATGCGCCCTTTCTTATGCACTGGTTTTTTAACACTTACCACGAAACTTACTTTTTGCTTGCAGACCTTTACCCTGAAGCGTCCCCGTTGGCGAACACCGTAGTTATCCTTACTTTTGTTCTTGGACTTCTAGGCTGGATAACAGTAACTGTAATGGGTTTTACTAAACTAACAAAAAGCTTTCAAAACACAAAAACCCAACAGCCAAACCTAACTTACGACGAACCTGCAAGTATTTCTTGA